The following are encoded together in the Echeneis naucrates chromosome 9, fEcheNa1.1, whole genome shotgun sequence genome:
- the wdr31 gene encoding WD repeat-containing protein 31, with the protein MGKLQSKFRKRSELYRASQGEKADNTLDSQVVQYEPAHQGSINTVTNLSPELCVSGGSDQAVVVYDWKQGQMCQSFQGHNREVTKVLCYPGSTWIFSASRDKTVLMWDLNQGDEPIQEFSGHELVVNGIAISPDGRKLCTGSRDNWMCLWDIESAKCEQRHNISRNLVTHVCWVPGSSSIVQTSEDKTIRVWDSRVWQVTNTFPAKQYIQTHCDVSPNGNYLVSSSNGFGGQGCEATLWDLRQPGCKVVEYRGHLQTTACCVFLPTAPGGTAQVATSSHDSSIKIWDQNTAVCLGTLSLDGAGPLVCLAPTDSTNMLCASFSNGLNHIQVGHGSNQAQGSGAGGLDIKVMARF; encoded by the exons gGCATCTCAGGGGGAGAAGGCAGATAATACCTTAGACAGTCAGGTGGTGCAGTATGAACCTGCCCATCAAGGATCCATCAACACTGTCACAAATCTCAGCCcagagctgtgtgtttctggTGGGAGTGACCAG GCTGTGGTGGTGTATGACTGGAAACAAGGCCAGATGTGTCAGTCTTTCCAGGGTCACAATCGAGAGGTTACTAAG GTGTTGTGTTATCCAGGAAGCACATGGATCTTTAGTGCCTCACGGGACAAAACTGTTCTGATGTGGGACCTTAACCAGGGTGACGAACCTATTCAGGAGTTTTCTGGTCATGAGTTGGTGGTCAATGGAATAGCAATTAGCCCTG ATGGGAGAAAGCTGTGCACTGGTTCTCGTGATAACTGGATGTGTCTGTGGGATATTGAATCTGCAAAATGTGAACAGAGACACAACATCTCTAGAAACCTG GTGACCCATGTGTGTTGGGTGCCAGGCAGCTCCTCTATAGTTCAGACCTCTGAGGATAAGACCATAAG GGTGTGGGACAGCCGTGTATGGCAGGTGACCAATACTTTTCCAGCCAAACAATACATCCAGACACACTGTGACGTCTCACCAAATGGGAACTATCTGGTGTCCAGCAGCAATGGCTTTGGAGGGCAGGGCTGTGAAGCCACG CTGTGGGACCTGCGTCAGCCTGGCTGTAAGGTGGTGGAGTACAGAGGCCATCTGCAGACCACAGCCTGCTGTGTCTTTCTACCTACAGCTCCTGGTGGCACAGCTCAAGTAGCTACATCATCCCATGATAGCTCCATCAAAATCTGGGATCAGAACACAGCAG TTTGTTTAGGGACGCTGTCTCTGGATGGTGCTGGTCCACTAGTTTGTCTGGCTCCAACTGACTCCACCAACATGCTATGTGCCAGCTTCAGCAATGGCCTCAACCATATTCAGGTGGGCCATGGATCAAACCAGGCTCAGGGCTCTGGGGCAGGTGGCCTGGACATAAAGGTTATGGCACGTTTCTGA